CTGCCTGAACCATCACGAACTATATGAGGGCGTCTGTCCAACGCTAAACCGCCTATGGAGTCACAGGAAGAGAAATACTCCTTTATTGCACGCATGCCCGACCGCCCGGGCTCCCTCCAGCGTGCGGCAGAGATCATCAAGCGCTATGGCGGCAATATCAACCGGATCCAGTTCAGCCGGTGCATCGACCCCTCGACGGTCTTCTTTGAGGTCACGGCCCTGCCCCAGGACTATATCGCCGTGCAGTACGAACTCTCGGCCATCGGCTACCTCCAGACCGGCCTCCCCGCGATCAGTTTCCTCAAGTTCCACGCCCACCTCCCGCACACGCCGGGAGCGCTCTCGGACTTTCTCGCCCTGACGACAGAGGCCGGGGCGAACATCGCCCATATCGACTTCGACGACGCGGGAAAACACCCCGACCGCCTCACGGTCAGCCTCAGCCTCGAAGAGAGCGGGAAGGTCGAGGCCCTCCTCAACGCCCTGAAGTCGCGCTACCCCCTCGAGATCCTGGACTACGACACCACCGGCAACACCCTCGACGAGACGGTTTTTTACATCTGCTTTGCCCAGCGCCTCAGAACGATGATCGGGTCGGCCGAAGACCCCTTCCTCCTCACCCTCCTCCAGGAGATCAACCACATCGTCCAGGAACTGACAAACCGGGGCGAAGACCCCCTGCAGGTCTTTGCAAGCATCATCGAGGTCGGGGAGACGCTGAACCGGACCTCGGGCGAGGGTTTCTACGCCGACATCCAGAAAATCGAGGTCACGCCCGGGGTGACCCTCTTCTGCTTCCAGCTCCCCGGCGGCGGGAACATCTTCCTCTTCGAGACGCCGGACGAGGCGATGATGGTGGACACCGGCTACGGCATCTACTATCCCGACGTGATCGAGATGTTCCGCAACTACGGCATCGGCGACGGCACCAGACTGAAGCGGATCGTCATCACCCACGCCGACGCCGACCACTGCGGTGCCGGCGGGTTCTATGACATCCCGGCCTTCATGCACCGGGGGACCGAGGCGATCATCAGGAGCCAGAACCGCGCCACCGGGTCGCCGTCCGAGTCTTCCATCCTTGAAGCGGTCTACACCACGATCATCAATCTCTTCTCCAGGTTCAACCCGCCTGAGAACTACACTCTCTTCGACCGGCCTTCAGGGGAGAGGCGGGGGATCTTCCCGGTCCTCGGCCGCTTCTCGTTCGGGGGCCTGACCTTTGAGGTGCTGGAGGCCCTGGGCGGGCATATTCAGGGCCTGGTCTATCTCTTCTGCCCTGAGGCCGGTCTGCTCATGACCAGCGACACCGTGATCAACTTCGGCAGCCTCACCGAGGCGCGGAAGAAATACAACTCTCTTGCCGATTTCCTGGTCACCTCAGTCAACGTCGACTCCGGGGTGGCAAAGCAGGAGCGCCGCGCCCTCCAGGAGATTGCCGCCGGCGTGGACGCCGCCCTTGCCGGCACCGGCAGGCGCTGCCTGATCTGCGGCGGCCACGGTGCGGTCTCGGTGATCGAGGAAGGAACACTCGTCACATACGGCGAGATCGAGCACTACGCCCGCCGGGCGTAGAAAAAAAGTGATGGGAAAGATTATTTTTTCAGTTTTTCAATCTCTTCTTCGACTTCCTTTGCGCCTTCCTGGTAGAACTTCTCCTCTTCGGGGTAGAGTTCCTTCAGGAGCCTGAGGAACTCTCCGGCATGGACGAGTTCCTCCTCTGCGATGTCGTAGAGGACTTCCTTTGCGAGCTCGTTGTCGATCGACTCGGCGAGCTGCTGGTAGATCTGGACCGCTTCGTATTCAGCGGCGATCTGGAACCTGATTGCCCGCACAAGTTCCATGTCGGTCAGTTTCCTGCCATATGCGTTCCCGGAGAACGGGTTGGTAAATTCCGGCATAATAGATCCTCTATTCATGAGAATATCATAAATAGTTTCCCTCAGCAGCCACCGCCAGAGAGATATAGGGTGCGGTTTATCGGTATGCATGGCGCAGATATCTGCCGCCCTCGTCAATCAGCGTTTTCCGGCGATCAGCGGGCGGTCCCTCGCAGGAAATGAGGTGAAATTCCCGGACGATCTCTCCGGGAAGGTGACGCTCGTCGTCGTCGCCATGGAGCGCTCGGCGCAGCCGATGGTGGACTCCTGGATCTCCCCGTTCAGGGATGCCTTTGCAGGGCTGGAGGGGTATGCATGGTACGAAGTCCCGGTGATCGACCGGAAGATCGGGTTTTTTCTCTCGGGCATGATCGATGCGGGCATGCGGGCCGGCATCCCGCCTGCAGTGCATGGATCGGTGGTCACGGTCTACGGGAGCGCCCGCACCATCATGGACGCCCTGGGAATAGCAGACCATTCAACGGCATCGGCCTTCCTCCTCGACCAGCAGGGAATCGTGCGCCTGAGGGGCGAGGGGTATGCAGGGGAGGAGGCGATCAGGGCGATGCTCGCCGCGGCCCGCCGCCTTGCCGGAGAATAACCTTTAACATTCATGAACGGCATCCCTCTCCGGGGGAAGTATATGAAATGGTTACCCGTTTTCTGGGTCGTGCTGATCACCGTTGCACTCTGCGCCTCCGGGTGCACCGGGACCTCAGGACAGACCGTCGTGGTCGGGGGAAAGACGTTCAACGAGCAGTATATCCTTGCCGAGATGATCGCCCTCCTCCTCGAAGAGGAGGGGTATGCGGCCGAGGTGAAGGCGAACCTCAACGACGCCACCCTCTTTGAGGGGATAAAGAAGGGGCAGGTGGACGTCTATGTGGAGTACACCGGGACGGCGTATTCGCAGCTCCTCAAACTCCCGCCCATGACCGTCTGGGACCCTGACGAAGTCTATCTGAAGGTGGAAGAGGGGCTTGCCGGCGAGGCGATCACCGTCCTGTACGGGGTCGGGTTCAGAGACGACTACACCATCGCCGTCCCCGAGGCCTGGGCGGCTGAACTGAACGTGACGGCGATCTCCGACCTTGCGCCCCATGCAGCGGCGATGGACCTCGGGACCGACTACGTCTTTCCAGACCGCGAAGACGGCCTGCCGCAGCTGGGGCGGGTCTATAACTTCAGTTTCGGCAGGGTGCGGCAGATGTCCCCGACCCTGATGTACGAGGTGATCAAAAGCGGGGAGGTGGACGCGATCACGCCGTACACCACCGATACCAGGGTCGACCTCTACAACCTCAGGATCCTTGACGACGACCGCTCCGCCTTTCCGCCGTACCACGCCATCGTCGTGGCGAACGAGAAGATCGCCGGCGATCAGAAGGCGGTAGAGGCGCTCAGCGTCCTTTCAGAACGGATCGACTCCGGGACGATGCGTTCACTCAACTACCAGTTCGACGTTGAGAAAAAGGAGGCCCGCGATATCGCGCGCGGCTACCTCGTCTCTGAGGGGCTGATTGCCGGCTGATCTCCCCCCTTATGGCGACAGAACGGCTTTTTGACCGGATCAGTGCGATCGAACTCGCCGGGGTCACAAAACGCTACGGCGATGACGTCGCCGTGGACTGCCTCGACCTCAGGATCGAGGGGGGAGAACTGGTCATCCTGATCGGGGCGAGCGGGTCAGGGAAGACGACGACGCTGCGGATGATCAACCGGCTGATCGAGCCCGACGAGGGGCGGGTCACGATCAACGGCACCGATACGCGTGAGATCGATCCCGTCGCCCTCAGGCGGAACACGGGCTACGTGATCCAGCAGATCGGGCTCTTTCCCCATATGAGCGTCGGCGAGAACGTCGGCCTCGTCCCCACCATCGAGGGATGGGAGAGAGGCAGGATCAGGGCGCAGGTAGAACGCCTCCTCGACCTCGTCGACCTCCCCCCCGAGACCTATTACGCCCGCTTCCCGCGCGAGCTTTCCGGCGGCCAGCAGCAGCGGGTCGGCCTGGCGCGGGCCCTTGCGATGGACCCGCCCCTCCTCCTGATGGACGAACCGTTCGGCGCCCTTGATCCGATCCTCAGGAAACAGTTGCAGGACGAGTTTTCCAGGATCAAAGCCGACCTCGGCCGGACGATCGTCTTCGTCACCCATGACATCGACGAAGCCTTCAAGCTCGGAGACCGGATCGCGATCATGCACGATGCCAGACTGGTGCAGGTCGGCACCCCTGAAGACCTGATCTTCAACCCGGCTTCAGACGTCGTGGCGCATATGGTCGACGCCGACCGGAAGTTCAGACACATCGATACCCTCAGTGTCAGGGACCTGATGACGCCGGTCCTCAGGCGCCACCTCTTTCCCGCGGCGACCGGGGTGCACTCCGGTCTTGAGACGATGATGGCCTCTGACATCGGCGTGGCGATCGTCACGGACGGGGAGGAGGTGGTCGGGGCGGTGAGGCGGAGGGAGGCATATACCCGGCGGCACGAAGAACTCACGATGGGAGAGATTGCGGCGATGCCCCTCACCTTCTCCCCGCATGACGCCGGGTCGGCGGCGCTCGCCGAACTGAAGCACTCGGGGCACTCGTTCGGCCTGGTCGTCGACGATAAAAAGCCGGTCGGCCTGTTTCTCTCCGACGAAGTGCTGATGAGGCTGATCTGATGGACCTCTGGGCCGCCACCCTCGCCCTCTGGCAGCGCTACGATATCACCGCACGCACGGTCGAGCACCTCTCGATGTTTGCCTGGGCGCTCGCCCTCTCGGTCGTCATCGGGGTTGTCCTCGGCATGCTCCTGTACAGGCGGGAACACACCTCCGGGTACGTCTTTGCATCGCTCAACACCCTTGAGACATTCCCTGATCTCGCACTGCTCGCCCTCCTGATCCCGCTCGTGGGCATCGGCGCCGCTCCGACGGTTATCGCGTGCATCCTGTACTCAATCCTGCCCATCGCACGGAACGCCTACACCGGGCTTGCGAGCGTCAGCGCCGAACACCTCGAGGTCGCCGCGGCGCTCGGCCTGACCGAACGCGAGACGCTCCTGCGGGTCAGGGTGCCGCTCGCCCTCCCCCTCATCGCCGGAGGCGTACGGATCGCCGTCGTCTTCACGATGGGGATCGTCACCCTCGGCGGCCTGATCGGGGCCGGTGGGCTTGGCGTCCCGCTCCAGACCGGGATCTTCAACAACATCCCCGAGATCGTCCTCCTCGCAGGGCTCTGGGTGAGCCTCCTGGCCGTCGTCCTCGACGGTGCGGCAGGGCTGATAGAAAAGATGCTTCACCGGAGGTACGGCGGGTGGTAGCAAGCACGATCGTCCTCTCTGCCACCGCCCAGCACGTCCTTCTTGCGTACTCGGCCCTCCTCCTCTCGATCGCCATCGCCGTCCCCCTGGCCGTCGCCTCACTCCACTCCCGCCCGCTGGCATCGGCGGTCATGACCGCCGCAAACCTCGTCCAGGCAATACCGAGCCTTGCGGTCGTCGCTTTCGTGGTCCCCCTCCTCGGCATCGGGTATTACCCGGCACTCATCGTCCTCGTCTTCAGGGCCCTCCTCCCGATCGTCAAGAACACCTGGATCGGGCTTTCCACCGTCGATCGGGGGATGATCGCCGCCGCAGAGGGCATCGGCCTGACCGGGTGGCAGATCACACGGTATATCAGGTTTCCTCTCGCCTACCCGGCGATCTTCGCCGGGATCAGGTTTGCCGCGATCCTGACAAACAGCGTGGCGGTCTTAACGGCGATCATCGGGAGCGGCGGTCTTGGCGGCCTGATCCTCGAGGGGATTGCAGGGAGCAACGTCACAAAACTGCTCTCCGGGGCGGTGCCGGCGATCCTGATCGCCCTGACGGTGGACCGTGCCCTTTCAGTCATGGAGAGGCGCCTTGAAAAGAAAAAATGAGGTTACAGGTTTTTTAAGGCCACAATATCGACGACGCCGGTCAGCTTCCAGATGTTGGAGCGCTCTTCCGATGCGATCGACTCGATCCGGTCGCCGGGTTTGTGGCCCAGGGCTGCAAGGATATTCATCGAGAGGTTCTTTTCCTTGATCATGTTCACAAATTTCTCCCGGACGACCTTTTTCTGGATGGAGTCCTCCTCCTGCCTGAGATATCCCTGCATGGTTACAAATGTGTAACATGACAGGTCTTTTGTGTATTTTTCCACCTCAACCGAGACGTACGGACTTTTCCTGAAGAGCTCATTCTTTCTGCCGTACTTTGTGGAAAGGAAGTAGAGAAACCGGCCGTCGAAGACATAGAGGAACGGGGCGATGTAGGGATACTTGTCACCCTGAAAGGCGATCCGTGCGATATAGCCCTCGGCAATGAGTGTATCGTACTCCCCCTTTTCCATCTTTGGGATTTTGACAATCTCCATGTATGCTCTCCTGATCGCCTTTTCTGTTCATCCAATTAAATACCTTTTCATTTGTCCCTCAGTCTGTCACCTTCACACCCTTCCAGAAGGCCACATAATTACGAATTTCTCTGGCCGCCGGTTTGGGATCGGGATAATGCCATGCAGCGTCCCTGTTTTCCTGACCCTCCACGACAACGGTATAGTAGTGCGCCTCTCCCTTCCAGGTACATGTTGTCCGCGTGTGAGACTCCTTCAGATACTCAAATCGTACAGATTCCGGAGGGAAATAGACATTTCCCTCCACCATCCTCACATCCCCGCTCTCGGCGAGGACCTGTCCTTTCCATTCTGCTCTCGGCATCCTTCTTCCCAGTCTTCGCTCGACTCCTGAAATATTAAGGTTTTGCTCCTCCGTACTCGCCGCAATGCTATCCCGGTGACATCCCATTCTCACGAATAAAAGTGATGCGGTCTTAAAAAAAGTCCCGGATAATTTTAGATATATTTAAATAGTTTTTTAACAAAAGCCGGGATGCGTGATAGCAATGTCCGAAAAACACTTTAGTAGATCCACAGCCCTCCTCTCCGGGCTTTTTGTGCTTCTCGTTGCGATCGCCTGCATGGCAGGCTGTACTGGCTCCGACTCGGGCGCGACCCCAACGACCCAGGCCCCTACTCCGACCGCCGCAGGGGGCGCCCCCGCGAGCGTTTCGGTCTCCGCGGTCCACTACAGCGAGCTGATAAAATACCTCCCTTCGGCAACGGCCAACTGGGAAACTGGCGATAAAAACGGCGGGACGATGTCAAGCAGTGAAGGGGCATGGAGCTGGGCCGAGGTTACCTATACCCAGACGACAAACCCCGACACCACAGTGACCGTCGTCATTCAGGACACGGCCGGGATGACCGAGGGCTACTGGACGATCTGGGATACGGCGACGGTTGTCGACACGCCCGACTTCTCCTGGAAGTCGACGACTATCAAAGGCTATCCGGCATGGGAGTTTGCCGACAAGACCTCAGACGAGTACACTCTGTATGTCGGGATCAACGACCGGATCATGGTATTCATCGACGTTTCAAACGGCAAAAAGGACTATCTGACGGTTTTCGGCAACCTGATCGACTTCAACGGGCTTGCCGCCCTCACCTGAGTGCGGCCGAAACATTTCCTTTTTTTGTCCGTATCCCAATGGTTAATCCCACCTTTCGCAGGAGCCCATCCACTTCCCCTAATTATCAAACCGCAAGATCCTTGTACTTTCAGGAAAAACCTCTCCTGTGCCCTCCTCTGCTGACTTCATCGAAGGCTCCAACATCTCGATCGGCCATCTCGGGCTCGTTGCCGGTGCCTTCGACACCCTCGGCATCGCCCCGGTTATCGACCGTGCCATCCCCAAAACGCGGCAGCATCATCTCACCCATGGAGATATCGTCAAGGCCATGGTGCTCAACGGTCTCGGGTTCGTCGAACGGCGCCTCTATCTCTATCCGGCATTCTTCTCGGATATCGCCATTGAACGTCTTCTTGGCGAAGGCGTGACCACCGCGCATCTTAACGATGACGTCCTGGGCCGGACGCTCGACGCGATCGCCTTATTTGGCCCGACCGAACTCTTCAACCAAATCGTCGCGGAGTGCCTGCTTGCCAGCGATTACGGTACGCACTGCATCCACGTCGATACCACCGCGTTCAGCGTCAGCGGCGACTATGACGTTGATTTCGATTCCCGTGACATGAATATCACCTACGGCCGTCCAAAGGACGGCCGGTGGGACCTCAAACAGTTCGTTCTCGGGATGGCAACCGATCAGCATGGCATTCCCCTCTTCGTGCAGACGTTCTCCGGGAACGAGTCGGATAAGAAAACGCTGATGGCGATCATCACCCAGCTCACCGAAAACCTGCAGCATCCGGGCAAGGTCTACCATATCGCTGACGCAGCGTTCTATACCGCCGAGAATCTCACCACCCTCGGCACCCATACCTTCTGGATCAGTCGGGTTCCGGCGACCCTGAACGAGGTCAAGGAGCTTGTTGCCGCAGAGGACCTCGCCCTGCAGCCGTGCGCGGACGAGCGCTACCAATATGCGGAGCATACATCCGAATATGCCGGCATCCCTCAGAAGTGGGTGGTATATCACTCGGCACCGATGCAGGAACGGCAGGAGAAGACGTTTGAAAAACGGCTGGAAAAAGAGAAGAAACAGGCAGAAACGTCGCTGCGGAAACTCGGTGCACGGGAGTTCGCCTGCGAACCGGACGCCCGCATGGCCGCCGAGAAGTGGCTGCAGGAGCACCAACAATTCTGCTTCAGCTCTCTGGACATCAGGACGATCACCCGGAAGAAAGAGAAGAAACCGGGTAGGCCGAAGGCAGATGAGCCGGTGGAGTTGGCCTATACGGTCGTTGCAGAGATTGAGCACGACCCCCGTGCTGTTGAAGAGAAGCGGCAGAAACTCGGGAGGTTTATCCTGGCGACGAATGACCGGGATCTCTCTCCCGATGAACTCCTGACGAACTACAAGGAGCAGGGCGCGGTGGAGCGGGGGTTCCGGTTTCTCAAGGATCCCTCGTTCAGGGTGGCGGAGATCTTTCTGAAGAAGCCGTCCAGGATCCAGGCACTGGCGATGATCATGGTGCTCTGCCTGTTCATCTATGCGATGACAGAGTTTCGGCTGCGCAGGGAACTGCAGAACGCCAGCGAAACGGTGACCGGACAGACGAAGAAGCAGACCCAGAACCCAACCCTGAAATGGACCTTCTTCCTCTTTCGGGGAGTCAGGGAACTGAGGTTTGGGGCAATAGATGGGGTAAAAGTGCTTGTTACCAATATGACCCCGGAATTGTGGAAGATACTCCGGTTGCTTGGGAAGGAGTATGAAAATTACTACTCATGAAAAAAGTGGTGCGGAATGTGGGTTCGTGATCCTGTGCAGGCATGCATGAAACCTTCAACCTCCCCGGAAGAATGCTGTCCGAGAAGAGCAGAGCCCCCTTTCAGGTCACTGAAACGAGGGGCATACTACCCTGTGGAAGGAGAACTGCCGCCCCACGAGATTGCAAGGGCGGCTCACTTCGAGACGAGTCCGGGTATCGCAAGTTTGCGCTCCAGGAAGCCGAGGGCGATGGTGGCGATGCTGACCAGGGCCAGGTAGAAGAGGCCGATGACCGTGAAGGTCTCAAAGAAGGCGAAGTACTTCGCTGCAACGAGCTTGCCCGCCCCGGTGATCTCGATCACCGTGATCATGTAGGCGAGGGAGGAGTACTTGATCAGGTAGATGAACTCGTTTGAAATGCCGGGAATCGCCCGGCGGAGCGCCTGCGGGAGGATAATGTGCCGGATCGCCTGGGCACGGGTCATGCCGAGTGCCGAGGCGGCGATCATCTGCCCCTCCTTGATCGAGAGGAGGGCGCCCCTGATATATTCAGAGTTATAGGCCCCGTTGCAGAGGATAAAACCGAGAACGGCAGCGATAAACGGGGTGAAGACGATGCCAAGCGAGGGAAGGCCGAAGTAGATGATAAAGAGGAGGAGGAGCAGGGGGCAGCCCTTTATGAATATGACATAGAGCCTGCAGACCTGGGAGACCAGTCTGCCGCCGTAGGTCCGCCCGACGGCGATGGCAATACCCATGAGCAGACCAAAAGGTGCGGCGAGGGCGATCAGTTCCAGGGAGATGATCCCGCCTTTGATCAGGGGCGGGAGGAGGACTTCGGTAAAAAAAGATGCCTCAATCATTCTTTGTTCCGGAATCTCCGCTATATTCGGTGAATCTCCCCACGAATTTCCTCGTCCGCTCGAAGGCCGGGCTCGCCGGGATCTCCGAGGGCGGTCCTCTCTCCACGATCAGCCCGTGCTCCATGAACAGCACCTCGCTCGCCGCCGAAAGGGCAAACCCCATCTCGTGCGTCACCACCAGCATCGTCATCCCCTCGTTCGAGAGTTTCTTCATCACCTCGAGCACCTCGCGCGTCAGCTCGGGGTCGAGCGCAGAGGTCGGCTCGTCGAAGAGGATCACGTCAGGGTCCATCGCAAGCGCACGGGCGATCGAGACCCGCTGCGCCTGACCGCCGGAGAGTTCGGCAGGGTAATGGTCGGCCCAGTCCTCCATCCCGACCTGCCGCAACTCATACAGCGCCTTTTCACGGGCGGCCTTCGGATCCATCCGCTTCACCTTCAGCAGGGCGACCTCGACGTTCCGCACCGCCGTCAGGTGATCGAAGAGATAGAAGTTCTGGAAGACCATCCCCATGCGCTGCCGGAAATAATTGATACGGGAACCCGAGTTCGTCACCTCCTCACCGTGCAGGAAGACGCGGCCCTGGTCTGGCACCGTCAGCTGGTTGATGCACCGCAGGAGGGTGCTCTTCCCGGTGCCCGAGGGGCCGATGAACACCTTTGTCTCACCTTTGCGCACAGAAAAAGAGACACCGCGGAGCACCTCACGGTCGCCATACGCCTTGTGGATATCTTCGACCTGTACTATGTATTCATCTGATTCCATATACCTACAGAGCTCCTTTTCCGAATCCCGGGATATTAACCCTCTTTTCAATCCATGCAAAGATCCACACGCCACCGTAGTTGAGGAGGATGAAGATCGCCGCCGCCACAAGATAGATCGTCATCGGTTCGGCAGTGAGCGCCACGATCTGGTCGGCGCGCGTCAGGATCTCCATCACCCCGATCGCATAACAGACGGCCGAGTCGGTCAGCAGGATCGGGTACTCGTTCGACCATCCGGGCAGGGCGATCCGCATCGCCTGCGGCAGGACGATGCTGGTGATCGCCTGGGGCGTGCTCATCCCGAGGGAGCGGGCCGCCGTCATCTGCCCCTCGCCGATCGACTGGATCGCCCCCCTGAAGATCTGCGACTGGTAGGCGCCTGACCTCAACCCGAGCACGGTGACCGCCACGAGAAACGGGGGAACGTCAAGGCCGAGAAGAGGATAGATCCCGAAGTAAAATAAGAAAAGGAGAACGAGGTTCGGCAGGCCCCTGAAGATCCATACATAGATCGCGATGACACCTCTGACCGATCGCGGGCCATAGACCTGTGCCACGGCCATCGGCACGCCCATCAGGAGGCCGACAAGGAGAGAGACGACGACAAGCCCGAGGGTAATTCCTGCGCCCGACAACAGATAGGGTACAGCCTGGAATACAAGAGCGACCGTATCTGTCACCCGGTCTCACCACCCGGCCTGAGAGGAAAGGGCGCCCGTGATATGTCAGCAGGATTCACGTCTCAGTAAAATTGTGCATGATCATTGAAATAGATAGAGGGGAGGTCGTCAGGCGGCCTCGCACTCTATTCCATCTCGTATTTCTCTTTCAGTTCGTCCCATTTCTCGGAGGCCATCAGTTTGGTGAGCCCCTCGTTGATGTCGGCCAGAAGGGCGGTATCTTCCTTCCTGACGGCGACACCGTACTCCTCGCCGGTCGGGATGGTCCCGAGCACCTTTAAGGGCTTGCCCTCGATGGACGTCCTGATCACCGGCACATCGTACATCACGGCGTCGACCCGGCCGTTCTGGAGGTCGGTGAGCGCGAGCTGGATGTTTTTATAGACCTTTACGTTCTCTTCAGGGAGCTTGCCGGTGGCGACCAGGTTCTCCTCGATCCAGTCATAGGCGGTGCATCCGCTCTGGGTGCCCATGACGACCTTTCCGTCCTTCACATCGTCCAGGGTCAGGGTCGAGTCCTCGCGGACGGCGACAGACTGGTTGACGATCCAGTAGGTCATGGAGAAGTTCACCTGCTCGAGCCGCTCGGGCGTGATGGTCATGCCCGAATAGACCATGTCGATCTTCTTCTGGAGCAGGGACGGTATGATGCTGTCCCAGTCCATCGCCTGGACCTTCACTTCAAAGCCCTGCTCTGCGGCAATCCACTCGATCGACTCGACATCGAAGCCGGTGGCGACGCCTTTATCGTCGATCCATGAGTAGGGCGGATAGGCCCCGTCGATACCCACAATGTACAGGGGCTTTTCGGCAGGAGCGGTCGTGGTCGGCTCACCCGAGGGTGAACTACTGGTGCAGCCGGATATGGCGATGGCAAGAACCATGAGGCCGGTAAGCGCGGCAATAAGAATCCGTGAATTCATAAAAGATGGTTCTCCCTATGACACTATATAACTCTTGTCAAATGTCAGGAATATAGGGGTTCAAAGGAAATGAATAGTGATAAACATTAATCTGATCAGATCGACGGCACCTCCTCATCCATAGTGTTTTCTGAGGAATGCCCGCACGTTCTCCGACTCGATCCAGCCACGATCGAGTTCTGTTACAAGGGCGTCGATCAGCCCGGCGGCCTCCAGGATCTGTACGGACGATGCCGTCTCCTCAAGGGAGGCGAGCCCCACAATGACGGCGAGCGGGTTTCTGATATGATCGCCCAGTGTGGCGAACTGCTCGATATTATGCCCTATCTGTTGTAAGGCATTCTTTTTGAGAGATTCAAGCCGTTCTCTCTCGGAAATATCCCGGGAGATCGAGATGACGACCTGCTCGCCGTCCATGGAGAAGAGAGAGGAGTTGATC
Above is a window of Methanofollis tationis DNA encoding:
- a CDS encoding MBL fold metallo-hydrolase translates to MESQEEKYSFIARMPDRPGSLQRAAEIIKRYGGNINRIQFSRCIDPSTVFFEVTALPQDYIAVQYELSAIGYLQTGLPAISFLKFHAHLPHTPGALSDFLALTTEAGANIAHIDFDDAGKHPDRLTVSLSLEESGKVEALLNALKSRYPLEILDYDTTGNTLDETVFYICFAQRLRTMIGSAEDPFLLTLLQEINHIVQELTNRGEDPLQVFASIIEVGETLNRTSGEGFYADIQKIEVTPGVTLFCFQLPGGGNIFLFETPDEAMMVDTGYGIYYPDVIEMFRNYGIGDGTRLKRIVITHADADHCGAGGFYDIPAFMHRGTEAIIRSQNRATGSPSESSILEAVYTTIINLFSRFNPPENYTLFDRPSGERRGIFPVLGRFSFGGLTFEVLEALGGHIQGLVYLFCPEAGLLMTSDTVINFGSLTEARKKYNSLADFLVTSVNVDSGVAKQERRALQEIAAGVDAALAGTGRRCLICGGHGAVSVIEEGTLVTYGEIEHYARRA
- a CDS encoding ferritin family protein, with protein sequence MPEFTNPFSGNAYGRKLTDMELVRAIRFQIAAEYEAVQIYQQLAESIDNELAKEVLYDIAEEELVHAGEFLRLLKELYPEEEKFYQEGAKEVEEEIEKLKK
- a CDS encoding glycine betaine ABC transporter substrate-binding protein, which gives rise to MKWLPVFWVVLITVALCASGCTGTSGQTVVVGGKTFNEQYILAEMIALLLEEEGYAAEVKANLNDATLFEGIKKGQVDVYVEYTGTAYSQLLKLPPMTVWDPDEVYLKVEEGLAGEAITVLYGVGFRDDYTIAVPEAWAAELNVTAISDLAPHAAAMDLGTDYVFPDREDGLPQLGRVYNFSFGRVRQMSPTLMYEVIKSGEVDAITPYTTDTRVDLYNLRILDDDRSAFPPYHAIVVANEKIAGDQKAVEALSVLSERIDSGTMRSLNYQFDVEKKEARDIARGYLVSEGLIAG
- a CDS encoding ABC transporter ATP-binding protein translates to MATERLFDRISAIELAGVTKRYGDDVAVDCLDLRIEGGELVILIGASGSGKTTTLRMINRLIEPDEGRVTINGTDTREIDPVALRRNTGYVIQQIGLFPHMSVGENVGLVPTIEGWERGRIRAQVERLLDLVDLPPETYYARFPRELSGGQQQRVGLARALAMDPPLLLMDEPFGALDPILRKQLQDEFSRIKADLGRTIVFVTHDIDEAFKLGDRIAIMHDARLVQVGTPEDLIFNPASDVVAHMVDADRKFRHIDTLSVRDLMTPVLRRHLFPAATGVHSGLETMMASDIGVAIVTDGEEVVGAVRRREAYTRRHEELTMGEIAAMPLTFSPHDAGSAALAELKHSGHSFGLVVDDKKPVGLFLSDEVLMRLI
- a CDS encoding ABC transporter permease; protein product: MDLWAATLALWQRYDITARTVEHLSMFAWALALSVVIGVVLGMLLYRREHTSGYVFASLNTLETFPDLALLALLIPLVGIGAAPTVIACILYSILPIARNAYTGLASVSAEHLEVAAALGLTERETLLRVRVPLALPLIAGGVRIAVVFTMGIVTLGGLIGAGGLGVPLQTGIFNNIPEIVLLAGLWVSLLAVVLDGAAGLIEKMLHRRYGGW
- a CDS encoding ABC transporter permease subunit; translation: MVASTIVLSATAQHVLLAYSALLLSIAIAVPLAVASLHSRPLASAVMTAANLVQAIPSLAVVAFVVPLLGIGYYPALIVLVFRALLPIVKNTWIGLSTVDRGMIAAAEGIGLTGWQITRYIRFPLAYPAIFAGIRFAAILTNSVAVLTAIIGSGGLGGLILEGIAGSNVTKLLSGAVPAILIALTVDRALSVMERRLEKKK
- a CDS encoding pyridoxamine 5'-phosphate oxidase family protein: MEIVKIPKMEKGEYDTLIAEGYIARIAFQGDKYPYIAPFLYVFDGRFLYFLSTKYGRKNELFRKSPYVSVEVEKYTKDLSCYTFVTMQGYLRQEEDSIQKKVVREKFVNMIKEKNLSMNILAALGHKPGDRIESIASEERSNIWKLTGVVDIVALKNL
- a CDS encoding DUF427 domain-containing protein, with amino-acid sequence MPRAEWKGQVLAESGDVRMVEGNVYFPPESVRFEYLKESHTRTTCTWKGEAHYYTVVVEGQENRDAAWHYPDPKPAAREIRNYVAFWKGVKVTD
- a CDS encoding IS1634 family transposase: MEGSNISIGHLGLVAGAFDTLGIAPVIDRAIPKTRQHHLTHGDIVKAMVLNGLGFVERRLYLYPAFFSDIAIERLLGEGVTTAHLNDDVLGRTLDAIALFGPTELFNQIVAECLLASDYGTHCIHVDTTAFSVSGDYDVDFDSRDMNITYGRPKDGRWDLKQFVLGMATDQHGIPLFVQTFSGNESDKKTLMAIITQLTENLQHPGKVYHIADAAFYTAENLTTLGTHTFWISRVPATLNEVKELVAAEDLALQPCADERYQYAEHTSEYAGIPQKWVVYHSAPMQERQEKTFEKRLEKEKKQAETSLRKLGAREFACEPDARMAAEKWLQEHQQFCFSSLDIRTITRKKEKKPGRPKADEPVELAYTVVAEIEHDPRAVEEKRQKLGRFILATNDRDLSPDELLTNYKEQGAVERGFRFLKDPSFRVAEIFLKKPSRIQALAMIMVLCLFIYAMTEFRLRRELQNASETVTGQTKKQTQNPTLKWTFFLFRGVRELRFGAIDGVKVLVTNMTPELWKILRLLGKEYENYYS
- a CDS encoding amino acid ABC transporter permease, which codes for MIEASFFTEVLLPPLIKGGIISLELIALAAPFGLLMGIAIAVGRTYGGRLVSQVCRLYVIFIKGCPLLLLLFIIYFGLPSLGIVFTPFIAAVLGFILCNGAYNSEYIRGALLSIKEGQMIAASALGMTRAQAIRHIILPQALRRAIPGISNEFIYLIKYSSLAYMITVIEITGAGKLVAAKYFAFFETFTVIGLFYLALVSIATIALGFLERKLAIPGLVSK